One segment of Thermodesulfobacteriota bacterium DNA contains the following:
- a CDS encoding 16S rRNA (uracil(1498)-N(3))-methyltransferase → MRYFFIKQSDLAGSKAVVKGSDAHHIKNVLRLKPGDKIGLFDGTGLNHETRILSVLPKSIEVSIIRSFSSNTESNVNITVAQALLKDRKMDLLVRQLTELGITQWIPFIATRSIPRPDQKRLAARNQRWGKIATEAVKQCKRCRSPEIGATVSFEEVLSVGKESDLKIVFWEEESKPVDKDLLVSNPNPLEQIFILLGPEGGFTSKEVESAKASGFITAALGPRILRAETATLAACTMLQYLFGDMGK, encoded by the coding sequence ATGAGATACTTCTTTATCAAGCAATCGGATCTTGCAGGCTCAAAAGCGGTGGTCAAAGGTTCTGATGCCCACCACATTAAAAACGTACTGCGCCTCAAGCCGGGCGATAAGATCGGCCTTTTTGACGGTACGGGCCTCAACCATGAGACCAGGATTCTCAGTGTATTACCCAAGAGTATAGAAGTCTCGATCATTCGCAGTTTTTCCTCCAACACCGAATCCAACGTAAACATCACGGTTGCCCAGGCCCTGTTAAAAGACAGAAAAATGGACTTGCTGGTCAGGCAGCTTACGGAGCTTGGAATCACCCAATGGATACCTTTTATCGCCACGAGATCCATTCCCCGACCGGATCAAAAACGCCTTGCTGCACGAAACCAAAGGTGGGGAAAAATTGCAACAGAAGCGGTAAAACAGTGTAAAAGATGCCGTTCGCCGGAAATCGGTGCAACCGTCTCCTTTGAAGAGGTGCTGAGTGTTGGGAAAGAAAGTGACCTCAAAATCGTCTTCTGGGAAGAAGAATCAAAGCCGGTGGATAAAGATCTTCTGGTGTCTAATCCAAATCCTCTTGAACAAATATTTATCCTGCTGGGGCCCGAAGGTGGTTTTACATCAAAGGAGGTGGAAAGCGCCAAAGCCAGCGGTTTTATTACCGCAGCCCTCGGTCCGCGCATTTTGCGTGCCGAAACAGCCACCCTAGCCGCATGCACTATGCTGCAATATCTTTTTGGTGATATGGGCAAATAA